Proteins co-encoded in one Bemisia tabaci chromosome 9, PGI_BMITA_v3 genomic window:
- the LOC109036115 gene encoding uncharacterized protein, producing the protein MAALPSQVTVLIFGIILLVAHSPLASAVEPREGVKIDPNLLNPQDAEMENENHSLRSRGLFDLFGFGGFFSDPDEDGWNIGRVTDTGDTVVNFGDTSFQWDSNGLIIHALDAHQDILVKANKIYLGNKLVADTKKKALTPTYQITPDGARWYTNAKLLGGRKMNKAEENRFDKDWAKQTGGSKSPKGQSARSVPPSSSRESPSSWWW; encoded by the exons ATGGCGGCTTTACCGTCGCAAGTTACAGTTTTAATTTTCGGGATCATATTACTG GTGGCGCACAGCCCCCTCGCTAGTGCCGTGGAGCCAAGGGAGGGAGTGAAAATAGATCCGAACCTCCTCAACCCCCAAGACGCAGAAATGGAGAACGAGAATCATTCACTTCGAAGCAGAGGCCTATTCGACTTGTTCGGTTTTGGAGGTTTCTTCAGCGACCCCGACGAAGACGGCTGGAACATCGGTCGTGTAACCGACACTGGCGATACTGTCGTCAACTTTGGGGACACGAGCTTCCAGTGGGATTCCAACGGCCTCATCATCCATGCTCTCGACGCTCATCAAGATATCCTCGTGAAAGCTAACAAG ATCTATCTTGGTAACAAACTAGTCGCGGACACGAAGAAGAAGGCCCTTACACCGACGTATCAGATAACACCCGACGGTGCACGATGGTACACCAACGCCAAACTCCTGGGCGGACGGAAGATGAACAAAGCGGAGGAGAACCGATTCGATAAAGACTGGGCGAAGCAGACCGGAGGATCGAAGTCACCAAAGGGACAATCCGCAAGAAGTGTCCCCCCGTCATCATCGCGAGAAAGTCCTTCCAGTTGGTGGTGGTAA
- the LOC109036073 gene encoding uncharacterized protein — protein MSSMSLVLVFLSGAVLLSTSTVLVNAEAPEAIQFKTHFSGPQNVATDSNEYTLHPRGLLSFFGFGGSSLFGGGGWNMGGVTHSGDTHVNIGHNSFQYDEKDFVLHSLNANEGVTIRNSKIYHGKKLIADLKEKTPEAMYQKTPDGARWFVNVKIPNGQLMTSAEIKQFNKDWAKNTGQTEAEVETWQKEKQASLKRELEKGTSQRSSWWW, from the exons ATGTCTTCTATGTCACTTGTTTTGGTCTTCCTCTCCGGGGCTGTTTTGCTG TCGACGTCCACTGTGCTGGTAAACGCCGAGGCGCCAGAGGCAATCCAGTTCAAAACTCACTTCTCTGGCCCCCAAAACGTAGCTACGGATAGCAATGAGTACACACTTCACCCTAGAGGTCTCCTCAGTTTCTTCGGCTTCGGTGGCAGCAGTCTATTCGGCGGTGGTGGTTGGAACATGGGCGGAGTGACCCATTCCGGCGATACCCACGTCAATATCGGACACAACTCTTTCCAATATGACGAGAAAGATTTCGTGCTGCACAGTCTCAATGCCAACGAGGGGGTCACCATACGCAATTCCAAG ATCTACCACGGGAAGAAACTCATCGCGGACCTGAAAGAGAAGACCCCCGAGGCCATGTACCAGAAAACACCCGATGGTGCAAGATGGTTCGTGAACGTCAAAATCCCGAACGGACAGCTCATGACCTCAGCCGAGATCAAACAGTTCAACAAAGATTGGGCCAAAAACACCGGACAGACCGAGGCAGAAGTAGAGACATGGCAGAAAGAAAAGCAAGCTAGCTTGAAACGGGAGTTGGAAAAGGGAACCAGTCAACGATCTTCCTGGTGGTGGTGA